The DNA segment GATGATACAATCGATCCCTTCCAATCTCTCCTGTGGGTGATTGTCTGACAAAACCGAAACATACAAAACTGAGTTTGCTTTTTCTGGAAACTTGTCTGCCAAGACAGAACGTTTTCCTAGAGAAGATAATAACTTGGCGGAAGAATCACCAGAGGACCCACCACCTAAAATGAGGAAATTTTGGAACTGGTCGAAGTCGGAACGAGTGGGAATGGATTCAGAAAACATTGATTGACACTCCGCTAAAATACGATGATTTTGTAAAATCATATCAGGTTGGGTAAATCGGTGCTGAAACACGAAGTGAAAGACGGAAAACTAGTCGTTTATCTGGAAGGTCGATTGGACGTTTCTGTGGCAAATGAAGTGGAAGAGGGCCTTATGGAACTCATCGATAATGCTGGACATAGAAAGGTCCTCTTAAACATGAAAGATGTCGAATATATGTCTTCTTCCGGGTTTAGAGCTTGTATTTCCACTCTAAGAAAACTCAATTCAAAAGAGGGTTCTCTTAAAATCTCCAATATCAAACCTGCGGTCAAACGTATCTTTGATGTCATTGAACTTACTTCTCTTTTTGATATCTACGATTCAGAAGATGCAGCGCTCAAAGCGTTCTAAGCGGGTCCTTGAATCCAGTTTTACATAAGATCGTTGAGACCAAACATGAAGAGATCCTGCAAGCAAAGGGTAGGTCTCTTCCCGCTCGCAAAGTTCCCATTCGTCCATGGGAATCAAATCTCAAAACGAGTTCTATTTCAGTCATAGCAGAATGCAAAAAAGGAAGTCCTAGTTCGGGAGTTCTTCGGCCAAATTATGATCCTGTAGAAATTGCCTCCATCTATGAATCCTCGGGGGCTGGTGCGATTTCTGTTCTCACCGACTCAAAGTATTTTTTTGGATCGTTAACGGATTTAGCTTCTGTGGCAGAGTCTGTTTCCATTCCTGTGATTCGTAAAGATTTCATTATTGATCCTCTGCAAATTGAAGAGGCTTATTCTTATGGAGCTTCTGCGATTTTACTCATTGTACGAATCCTTACTCCAAAAGAATTATCGTCTTTACATAGTTTTGCGAAAAATTTAGGTCTTGCTGTCCTTGTCGAAACACACAACAAAGAGGAAGTAAAAATTGCCTTGGGCTCTGGTGCCACAACCATCGGCATCAATACTAGGGATTTAGACACTTTTCAGATTCATAAAAACCTTATCGAAGAAATTGCGCAAGAACTGGATGATTCTATCATTCGGGTTGCGGAATCGGGTATCTCAAGTTTTAACGATTGGCAAAAATACAAAGGTATCGTAGATTCTATGTTAGTTGGGACTTACTTTATGAAAAGTAAGGACATTGCAAAAGATTTTCGTTCTCTTTTGTCCGGAATCTAATCTCAGGTTTTTTATTACATTCTACAAAACTCAGGTTTGGACTTCTGAAACATTTGGGGTATCCCTTACGAAGCGCCAAAATTTCAAATATAATTTAGCTTTTCTCCTATTGTCCTTCTACTAATCTATCCCCCATGAACTGGAAGCAATTCCTAAAGGGATTCATTTTGTTTCTATTGTACATAGGAACTGCTAAATTGGGAATGGAGTTCTTTTCGTTCCAACCAGTCAATCTTGCTGTGCTTTGGATCCCATCTGGTATTGGACTCATCGGGTGTTTGTTTTTTGGATTTCGTTTCCTTCCCTTCGTTTGGATTGCTAGTTTCCTTGCTAACAAAGACGGACTGATCAGTAGCCAACATGGCTTGAATCAATTCGATTTGTATTTGAGCATCAGTTTGACTGCAGGTATTGATACTTTACAGTCTACTTTAGCTTATACGTTTTGGATTCGAAAAATTCGCAAAAGTTTAAATTCTGCAAAAGATAATTTTTACTTTGTTACTTACGTTTGTTTTCTTTCTAGTTTGATTTCCATTTTGTGTCTGGGGGGAATTTTATATTATTTTGGATATTTTTATCGATTAAATTTTTCTGAAATCATTCAGACTTTAATTGTCATCACTTTCGGGGATACGATCGGAATTTTTATTACGGTTCCTTTTTTTATGGCATGGAGAAAGTTCCGATTTTCTGATTTGTCAGTCAAGCTGATCCTTTGGACCACCGCTTTTATTTTGATCCAAGCAATCATTGTTTATCATTTTCCTTATCTTTTCTTTTTGTCTTTTTTAATTCTCATTTATTTGGGTTATCGATTTCAAATCCGAGGTGTAACCTTGGGTGTATTTTTATTATATC comes from the Leptospira bourretii genome and includes:
- a CDS encoding STAS domain-containing protein codes for the protein MLKHEVKDGKLVVYLEGRLDVSVANEVEEGLMELIDNAGHRKVLLNMKDVEYMSSSGFRACISTLRKLNSKEGSLKISNIKPAVKRIFDVIELTSLFDIYDSEDAALKAF
- a CDS encoding indole-3-glycerol-phosphate synthase (involved in tryptophan biosynthesis; amino acid biosynthesis; converts 1-(2-carboxyphenylamino)-1-deoxy-D-ribulose 5-phosphate to C(1)-(3-indolyl)-glycerol 3-phosphat), with the translated sequence MNPVLHKIVETKHEEILQAKGRSLPARKVPIRPWESNLKTSSISVIAECKKGSPSSGVLRPNYDPVEIASIYESSGAGAISVLTDSKYFFGSLTDLASVAESVSIPVIRKDFIIDPLQIEEAYSYGASAILLIVRILTPKELSSLHSFAKNLGLAVLVETHNKEEVKIALGSGATTIGINTRDLDTFQIHKNLIEEIAQELDDSIIRVAESGISSFNDWQKYKGIVDSMLVGTYFMKSKDIAKDFRSLLSGI